In the Chlorobium limicola DSM 245 genome, one interval contains:
- a CDS encoding chlorosome protein C, with the protein MSESYQKLRKDFKELDFTDRLTFLAESVLLTGQSAVVGGLELAGSVVETVTGTVGSLIDASGVGNMLGRTGGVVGETIDRVAITVKDVSRSAGELYSDAVKNVENVTDNAAKAIGDAGVTASEAVKNIAGSFQKAAPKK; encoded by the coding sequence ATGTCAGAATCCTATCAGAAACTCCGCAAAGACTTTAAAGAGCTTGATTTCACTGATCGTCTCACCTTTCTTGCCGAGAGCGTCCTGTTGACCGGCCAGAGTGCAGTTGTCGGTGGTCTTGAACTTGCCGGAAGTGTGGTTGAAACCGTTACAGGTACCGTTGGTTCCCTGATTGATGCATCGGGAGTGGGTAATATGCTTGGCCGTACCGGCGGTGTTGTCGGTGAAACCATCGACAGGGTTGCCATTACCGTAAAGGACGTTTCGCGTTCTGCCGGCGAACTGTACAGCGATGCCGTGAAAAACGTCGAGAATGTTACCGATAACGCAGCCAAAGCGATTGGCGATGCCGGCGTTACTGCTTCGGAAGCCGTCAAGAATATCGCAGGCTCTTTCCAGAAAGCCGCACCTAAAAAATAA
- the folK gene encoding 2-amino-4-hydroxy-6-hydroxymethyldihydropteridine diphosphokinase, which yields MLRHTVYLGIGSNIGDRLKHLQEAVDLLSSLPNTEVTGISEIYMTEPVGVTEQERFYNGVVRLETGLLPENLRSHCKAIEHNLGRPEQYIRWSPRVIDLDILLYDDLTIQNSVLCIPHKELTNRMFVLIPLLDLADPEHPLLHRPASALLDTCPDRSVLIRLRKRIAMNT from the coding sequence GTGCTGCGTCATACGGTTTATCTCGGCATCGGCTCCAATATCGGCGATCGACTCAAACATCTTCAGGAAGCGGTTGACCTGCTGAGCAGCCTGCCGAATACGGAGGTAACCGGAATATCGGAAATCTACATGACCGAACCGGTCGGCGTCACCGAACAGGAGCGGTTCTATAACGGAGTGGTGCGGCTCGAAACCGGACTTTTGCCTGAAAACCTGCGTTCCCATTGCAAAGCCATAGAGCACAATCTCGGCAGACCTGAACAGTATATCCGATGGAGTCCGAGGGTAATCGACCTTGATATTCTGCTTTATGACGATCTTACCATACAGAACAGCGTACTCTGCATCCCTCATAAGGAACTGACAAACCGGATGTTTGTATTGATTCCGCTGCTCGATCTTGCCGATCCCGAACACCCGCTGCTCCACCGCCCGGCCTCCGCTCTCCTCGACACCTGTCCCGACCGTTCAGTTCTGATAAGACTTCGCAAGCGGATAGCGATGAATACCTAA
- a CDS encoding IS1634 family transposase yields the protein MAFRVHHHNKKTGVTYVYEAVSIWDKELKQARNKQVCVGKIDPVSGEFVPSKRLDPKQAAVRDPAVTASVQVVGPAFVLEPIAERIGLRSILKSAFPESHEQLFAMASYLATEGGALCLCASWAKGHLPDLVPSLSSQRISELLAAISVDRKQTFFAKWMKKRMADDYLCYDITSISSYSELNEFVKYGYNRDEEQLPQINLAMLFGQKSGLPVYYHRTPGNINDVSTLHNLVETFKALEVGRMHYVMDKGFYSRKNVDDLVAHRDHFTLSVPLNNRWVQQAIDEIHDTIHGPEGYRKLDDEILYVNSRLYPWGTRRCYLHLYYNAGNRARAIDSFNESLLEYREELESGHLLAAHQKAYDEFFIVKTTPKRGTKVSYNTEAITRHISRYAGFQALLSSGIKDPVEALRVYRDKDSVEKCFDDLKNSLDMKRLRMHSSATVDGRLFVQFIALILMSALRKQMRESGLIEHYTVRELLMEMDTLTRINYSGKYGHILTELTKPQRQILKALDIPIHDLSEA from the coding sequence ATGGCTTTTCGAGTTCATCATCACAACAAGAAGACTGGCGTCACCTATGTCTACGAGGCGGTCTCCATCTGGGACAAGGAGCTCAAGCAGGCCAGGAACAAGCAGGTCTGCGTCGGCAAGATCGATCCGGTGAGCGGTGAGTTCGTGCCGTCAAAGCGGCTTGATCCTAAACAGGCTGCCGTTCGTGATCCTGCCGTGACCGCATCGGTGCAGGTAGTCGGGCCAGCCTTTGTGCTTGAGCCGATCGCTGAGCGCATCGGATTGCGCTCCATCCTGAAGTCGGCATTCCCGGAGTCGCATGAGCAACTCTTTGCCATGGCCTCTTATCTGGCTACCGAGGGCGGCGCATTGTGCTTGTGTGCATCATGGGCAAAGGGTCATCTGCCGGACCTTGTCCCATCGCTCTCCAGTCAGCGCATCAGTGAATTGCTGGCCGCCATCAGCGTAGACCGGAAGCAGACCTTTTTCGCCAAGTGGATGAAGAAGCGCATGGCGGATGATTACCTCTGCTACGACATTACTTCGATCTCTTCTTACTCGGAGCTGAACGAGTTTGTCAAGTACGGCTACAATCGGGATGAGGAGCAACTGCCCCAGATCAACCTGGCCATGCTGTTCGGCCAGAAGTCAGGTCTGCCGGTCTACTACCACCGCACTCCGGGTAATATCAACGACGTCTCGACATTGCATAACCTGGTCGAGACCTTCAAGGCGCTGGAAGTCGGCAGGATGCATTATGTGATGGATAAAGGCTTCTACAGCAGGAAGAACGTCGATGACCTGGTGGCCCATCGTGACCACTTTACCCTTTCGGTGCCGCTGAACAACCGGTGGGTACAACAGGCTATCGACGAGATCCATGACACCATCCACGGGCCTGAAGGGTACCGGAAGCTTGACGATGAAATCCTGTACGTGAACTCGCGGCTTTATCCTTGGGGAACCCGCCGGTGCTACCTGCACCTGTACTACAACGCCGGCAACCGAGCCCGGGCGATCGACAGCTTCAACGAGTCGCTATTGGAGTACCGGGAAGAGCTTGAATCCGGCCATCTGCTTGCAGCCCATCAGAAGGCCTATGACGAGTTCTTCATCGTCAAGACAACGCCGAAACGCGGGACGAAGGTCTCGTACAACACTGAGGCGATTACGCGTCACATCAGCCGGTATGCTGGATTCCAGGCGCTACTCTCCAGCGGCATCAAAGATCCGGTCGAGGCTCTTCGGGTCTATCGTGACAAAGATTCGGTTGAGAAGTGTTTCGACGACCTGAAGAACAGCCTTGACATGAAGCGGTTGAGGATGCATTCCTCGGCAACAGTCGATGGGCGCTTGTTCGTCCAGTTTATCGCCCTGATCCTTATGAGCGCCCTGCGTAAGCAGATGCGGGAATCAGGATTGATTGAACACTACACGGTCAGGGAGCTGCTCATGGAAATGGATACCCTGACCAGGATCAACTACTCCGGCAAGTACGGCCACATCCTGACCGAACTGACCAAGCCGCAACGACAGATACTCAAGGCACTCGACATTCCGATACATGACCTGAGCGAGGCATAG
- a CDS encoding ArsA family ATPase → MRIILYLGKGGVGKTTVSASTATAIARRGERVLIMSTDVAHSLADAFSVELSQNPIEVEKNLFAMEVNVLAEIRENWTELYSYFSSILMHDGANEVVAEELAIVPGMEEMISLRYIWKAAKSGNYDVIIVDAAPTGETMRLLGMPESYGWYSDKIGGWHSKAIGFAAPLLSKFMPKKNIFKLMPEVNEHMKELHGMLQDQTVTTFRVVLNPENMVIKEALRVQTYLNLFGYKLDAAVVNKILPESSADQYLQSLIDIQQKYLRVIDNCFYPVPIFRAHQQTAEVINTDRLHVLSQEIFGDKNPSAVLYSNDKTQTLEKINGKYVLSLYLPNVEVKKLNVNIKGDELLVDINNFRKSIILPNVLVGRKTEGADFAAGNLNITFAN, encoded by the coding sequence ATGAGAATTATTCTTTATCTAGGGAAGGGAGGGGTTGGAAAAACCACCGTCTCAGCTTCAACGGCAACTGCAATTGCCCGTCGTGGAGAGCGTGTGCTGATTATGAGCACCGATGTGGCCCACAGCCTTGCTGATGCGTTCAGCGTGGAATTAAGCCAGAATCCGATCGAGGTAGAAAAAAACCTTTTTGCCATGGAGGTAAATGTTCTTGCTGAAATCAGGGAGAACTGGACGGAACTCTATTCCTATTTTTCGTCGATTCTTATGCATGACGGGGCCAATGAGGTCGTGGCTGAAGAGCTTGCCATCGTGCCGGGCATGGAAGAGATGATCAGTCTTCGTTACATCTGGAAAGCAGCAAAGTCAGGCAACTACGATGTCATTATTGTCGATGCCGCACCGACAGGCGAAACCATGCGTTTGCTGGGTATGCCGGAATCCTACGGCTGGTACTCCGACAAGATAGGCGGCTGGCATTCAAAGGCAATAGGCTTTGCCGCTCCTCTGCTTTCAAAGTTCATGCCGAAAAAGAATATCTTCAAGCTGATGCCTGAGGTGAACGAGCATATGAAAGAGTTGCACGGCATGCTTCAGGATCAGACCGTCACCACTTTCCGCGTTGTGCTCAATCCCGAGAACATGGTCATCAAGGAGGCTCTTCGCGTGCAGACCTATCTGAATCTGTTCGGGTATAAGCTCGATGCAGCCGTGGTCAACAAAATTCTTCCCGAAAGCTCCGCCGATCAGTATCTGCAGAGCCTTATCGACATTCAGCAGAAATATCTCCGGGTCATCGACAACTGTTTCTATCCGGTACCGATTTTCCGGGCTCATCAGCAGACAGCCGAGGTGATCAACACCGATCGTCTTCATGTGCTGAGTCAGGAGATTTTCGGCGATAAAAATCCCTCTGCCGTTCTCTACAGCAACGACAAGACTCAGACTCTCGAAAAAATCAACGGAAAATATGTGCTCAGTCTCTATCTTCCGAATGTCGAGGTCAAGAAGCTCAATGTCAACATCAAGGGAGATGAACTGCTCGTCGATATCAATAATTTCCGCAAAAGCATTATTCTTCCGAATGTGCTTGTCGGCAGAAAAACCGAAGGAGCCGATTTTGCCGCCGGTAACCTGAACATCACTTTTGCCAACTGA
- the nadC gene encoding carboxylating nicotinate-nucleotide diphosphorylase yields the protein MPHTLSDFYAGCRSRAVILALEEDRYTGDITTLATIRQGQQGCAVIKAKAEGVLAGASVAEEVFKACDPGLTIVFLRNDGDHIRMGDTVLEVSGGIASLLMAERTVLNFMQRMSGIATRTNTYVNKISHTGTAILDTRKTVPGLRYFDKEAVRIGGGKNHRFGLFDMILIKDNHIDACGGVGNAVREAVAYRKNNGLDVQIETEVRSLEELAEALPCGPDIVLLDNLSVDMLQQAVAFARAEAPSVKLEASGNVGLHNVAAIAETGVDYISIGELTHSVTALDLSMTIALV from the coding sequence ATGCCGCATACGCTATCTGATTTTTATGCAGGATGCCGTTCACGGGCAGTCATTCTGGCTCTCGAAGAAGATCGTTATACAGGAGACATAACCACTCTTGCAACCATTCGGCAAGGCCAGCAGGGGTGCGCCGTCATCAAAGCCAAAGCGGAAGGCGTACTTGCGGGAGCTTCAGTTGCCGAAGAGGTGTTCAAGGCCTGTGACCCTGGCCTGACAATAGTATTTTTACGTAACGATGGCGATCACATCAGGATGGGCGATACCGTTCTTGAGGTATCTGGCGGTATCGCATCGCTGCTTATGGCTGAGCGTACTGTTCTGAATTTCATGCAACGCATGTCAGGCATCGCTACGCGAACGAACACGTATGTGAATAAAATCAGCCATACCGGAACCGCGATACTCGATACGCGGAAAACCGTCCCGGGGTTACGTTATTTCGACAAGGAGGCTGTGCGTATCGGAGGAGGGAAAAACCACAGGTTTGGCCTTTTCGATATGATACTCATCAAGGATAATCATATCGATGCTTGCGGCGGTGTAGGCAATGCTGTCAGGGAAGCGGTTGCGTACCGTAAAAATAACGGACTCGATGTGCAGATAGAAACCGAGGTGCGTTCATTGGAAGAACTTGCCGAAGCGCTGCCCTGTGGTCCGGATATCGTGCTTCTCGACAATCTTTCGGTCGATATGCTGCAGCAGGCTGTTGCTTTCGCACGTGCAGAAGCGCCATCGGTAAAGCTTGAGGCATCCGGAAACGTAGGCCTGCACAATGTCGCGGCAATTGCCGAAACAGGAGTTGATTACATATCGATCGGCGAGCTCACGCACAGTGTGACTGCCCTCGACCTTTCCATGACGATTGCGTTAGTCTGA
- the acpS gene encoding holo-ACP synthase: protein MEIGVDIVELERIRNAWNRYGLAFLNRFLTAGEIVYCLEKKDPAASIAGRFAAKEALVKAMGTGISGKVRWQSFEILNDAKGKPVVHITGTDLSSLVRSARVSISHDRHSAIAMAIISLEPVAGSR from the coding sequence ATGGAAATAGGTGTTGATATTGTAGAGCTTGAGCGGATCAGAAATGCCTGGAATCGATACGGTTTGGCCTTTCTGAATCGCTTTCTGACCGCAGGGGAGATTGTGTACTGCCTGGAGAAAAAAGACCCCGCAGCGAGCATCGCGGGAAGGTTTGCGGCCAAGGAAGCCCTGGTGAAGGCTATGGGGACAGGAATTTCAGGAAAGGTGCGATGGCAAAGTTTTGAAATTCTTAATGATGCAAAGGGAAAGCCGGTTGTTCATATCACCGGTACCGACCTGAGCAGTCTGGTCCGATCAGCAAGGGTGTCGATTTCCCACGACCGCCACTCTGCGATAGCCATGGCGATTATCAGTCTGGAGCCGGTAGCCGGTAGCCGGTAG
- the recA gene encoding recombinase RecA codes for MNMDTNDKEKKNEGIDPAKLKQLNLAVDALEKQFGKGAIMRLGDGSAVMQVQSISTGSMTLDFALGVGGLPRGRVAEIYGPESSGKTTLALHVIAEAQKEGGIAAIVDAEHAFDPSYARKLGVDINALLISQPESGEQALTIVETLVRSGAVDVVVVDSVAALVPQAELEGEMGDSVVGLQARLMSQALRKLTGAISKSSAVCIFINQLRDKIGVMYGSPETTTGGKALKFYASIRLDIRKIAQIKDGDEIVGNRTKVKVVKNKVAPPFKSAEFDILYGEGISAMGELVDLAVEFGVVKKSGSWFSFGQEKLGQGRESAKKALREDHALFQQVYIQVRELMTGTAEIING; via the coding sequence ATGAACATGGATACTAACGATAAAGAGAAAAAAAACGAAGGGATCGATCCGGCAAAGCTCAAGCAGCTGAACCTTGCGGTTGATGCCCTTGAAAAACAGTTCGGCAAGGGAGCTATCATGCGATTGGGCGATGGTTCAGCTGTCATGCAGGTGCAGTCTATTTCTACCGGTTCCATGACCCTTGACTTCGCACTCGGAGTGGGTGGTCTGCCGCGGGGCCGGGTTGCAGAAATCTACGGGCCTGAATCGTCGGGAAAAACAACCCTTGCCCTGCATGTTATTGCCGAGGCTCAGAAAGAGGGTGGTATAGCGGCCATTGTCGATGCCGAACATGCTTTCGATCCGTCTTACGCACGTAAACTTGGCGTGGATATCAACGCACTGCTCATCAGTCAGCCGGAGTCGGGCGAACAGGCGCTTACAATTGTTGAAACTCTCGTCAGAAGCGGAGCTGTTGACGTTGTCGTTGTCGATTCCGTAGCGGCTCTCGTTCCGCAGGCTGAACTCGAAGGAGAGATGGGCGACAGTGTCGTCGGCCTCCAGGCGCGCCTTATGAGCCAGGCCCTGCGCAAACTGACGGGCGCGATTTCAAAATCGAGTGCGGTCTGTATTTTTATCAATCAGCTTCGCGACAAGATCGGGGTGATGTACGGTTCTCCTGAAACCACTACCGGCGGAAAAGCATTGAAATTTTATGCTTCGATACGTCTTGATATCCGCAAAATCGCTCAGATCAAGGACGGCGATGAAATAGTCGGAAACCGTACCAAGGTGAAAGTTGTCAAAAATAAGGTCGCTCCACCGTTCAAGAGCGCCGAGTTCGATATTCTCTATGGTGAAGGCATTTCCGCAATGGGTGAACTGGTCGATCTGGCTGTGGAGTTCGGCGTTGTGAAGAAATCCGGTTCATGGTTCAGTTTCGGCCAGGAAAAGCTCGGCCAGGGCAGGGAATCTGCCAAAAAGGCGCTCCGGGAGGATCATGCGCTTTTCCAGCAGGTTTATATACAGGTGCGGGAGCTTATGACCGGTACTGCAGAAATTATCAATGGCTGA
- a CDS encoding M16 family metallopeptidase, protein MEGIQSSTLKNGLRVITDHVPWVQSVTLGIHIDVGSRDDPDKKSGLAHFLEHAVFKGTKKRDYIEIACGIERNGGYLDAYTTKEQTCIYLRCLDRFTEPALDLLADLVCNPVFPEEEIEKEKEVVLEEISSINDTPEEVVFEDFDRYLFRRHPLGTPILGTDKSVSNFESSDLTAFMANFYRPENMFLTATGNIRHAELAKLAERCFSTLSQNLTPAPERKPFLPGQYKAFSRTVKKRAHQAQIVLGSAVARHDRSFYSLMVLNTLLGSGMSSILNLELREKLALVYSTYSSIAFYDDLTVMNIYAGTDSNKITQTLDVLASVMKSPELIAPAKEELRSAKSKLLGSFLMGTEKMTRRMSHLATDLSYFGKYIPLEEKTAAIENVTVTDITTAARMLLEEVPLSTLVFKPMR, encoded by the coding sequence ATGGAAGGTATTCAAAGCAGCACCCTGAAAAACGGCCTCCGGGTGATAACCGATCATGTCCCCTGGGTACAGAGCGTCACCCTCGGCATTCATATCGACGTCGGCTCCCGGGACGATCCCGATAAAAAAAGCGGCCTTGCGCATTTTCTTGAACACGCGGTCTTCAAGGGAACAAAAAAACGGGACTATATCGAGATCGCCTGCGGAATCGAACGAAACGGCGGTTATCTCGATGCCTATACGACAAAGGAACAGACCTGTATCTACCTGCGGTGCCTCGACCGGTTTACCGAACCCGCTCTCGATCTTCTGGCCGACCTGGTCTGCAACCCGGTATTTCCCGAAGAGGAAATCGAAAAAGAAAAAGAGGTGGTTCTCGAAGAGATCAGCAGCATCAACGACACGCCGGAAGAGGTCGTTTTCGAGGATTTTGACCGCTACCTTTTCCGCCGTCACCCGCTCGGAACCCCTATTCTTGGAACGGACAAAAGCGTCAGCAACTTTGAAAGCAGCGATCTCACCGCTTTCATGGCCAACTTTTACCGGCCTGAAAACATGTTTTTAACGGCGACCGGCAATATCCGTCACGCGGAACTCGCAAAACTGGCGGAACGCTGTTTTTCAACGTTATCCCAAAACCTTACCCCTGCCCCTGAAAGAAAACCATTTCTTCCCGGACAATACAAAGCGTTCTCCCGGACAGTCAAAAAAAGAGCCCATCAGGCCCAGATTGTGCTTGGCTCAGCAGTTGCCCGTCACGACAGATCTTTTTACAGCCTGATGGTACTGAACACCCTCCTTGGCAGCGGAATGAGCTCGATACTGAACCTTGAACTGCGGGAAAAGCTTGCCCTTGTTTACAGTACCTATTCATCAATTGCATTCTATGATGATCTGACGGTCATGAACATCTATGCGGGAACCGACAGCAACAAAATCACACAGACACTCGATGTCCTCGCATCTGTCATGAAAAGCCCTGAACTTATAGCTCCTGCCAAAGAAGAGCTGCGGTCGGCAAAATCAAAACTCCTCGGTTCGTTCCTGATGGGCACGGAAAAAATGACACGCCGCATGTCGCACCTGGCCACCGATCTCTCGTATTTCGGAAAATATATCCCGCTCGAAGAGAAAACCGCCGCCATTGAGAACGTTACGGTAACGGATATAACAACAGCTGCCCGAATGCTGCTTGAAGAAGTTCCGCTCTCGACTCTCGTGTTCAAACCCATGCGATAA
- the folB gene encoding dihydroneopterin aldolase produces MNITTRSSVRLVNLVFYAHHGVMKEEHTVGAKYEVDAELVFDFNEAAALDDIRKTIDYGIVYQKIKAVLTQKRYYLIEAVACDIVHELLAEFPILEGASIKVRKRNPPLNGICDYAEACFSAARS; encoded by the coding sequence ATGAATATCACAACCCGCTCATCGGTCAGGCTGGTCAATCTTGTCTTTTATGCCCACCACGGCGTAATGAAAGAGGAGCATACCGTCGGAGCGAAATATGAGGTCGATGCCGAACTGGTTTTTGACTTCAATGAAGCTGCTGCACTGGACGACATCAGAAAAACCATTGACTACGGCATTGTCTATCAGAAAATCAAGGCCGTGCTGACCCAGAAGCGCTACTACCTGATAGAGGCGGTAGCCTGTGATATTGTTCACGAACTCCTTGCGGAGTTCCCTATTCTTGAGGGAGCCTCCATAAAGGTGCGAAAAAGAAATCCTCCCCTGAATGGAATTTGCGACTATGCAGAAGCATGCTTCTCTGCGGCACGAAGCTGA
- the tig gene encoding trigger factor, whose product MQKNITKISDTEQELEIILSAEEFGTEYNQELEEAKRTVQIKGFRKGHVPAGMIKKLVGPAIEASIAEKMASKHFSAIADEENIKPASRAAIESFSFDDNQLSIKLSYEIHPEFELKGFEGYTFTQPRYTITDEDVQKEINLILKGHGTLISIDDAASATDTVIGDVVKLNAEGEAEEGSAMENHHFNLEYLPEENPFRSALTGKKAGEIADVTTEPKDEETPAQIYRITVKEVKRLELPELTDELVKEISGQRFEHAADFTSDVRLQLEQHFTMKSEDELLESISAKLIEENPVSAPKTMIASFANMLVENAKRQMGGNFPKGFDAGQFEQAMAPNAEKHARWLLISQKIAEINNLSVTDDDIRAFAEKEAEKNPTLSVEEAISTYMSTEFRDYITDSILKDKVYDIIKSQVTITEEPTPIPVRQN is encoded by the coding sequence TTGCAAAAGAACATTACGAAAATCAGTGATACCGAACAGGAACTGGAAATAATTCTTTCCGCTGAAGAATTCGGAACGGAATACAATCAGGAACTTGAAGAGGCAAAAAGAACTGTCCAGATCAAGGGATTCAGAAAAGGTCATGTTCCTGCAGGAATGATCAAGAAGCTTGTCGGTCCTGCAATCGAAGCATCCATTGCTGAAAAAATGGCATCAAAGCATTTCTCTGCCATTGCCGACGAAGAAAACATCAAGCCGGCAAGCCGGGCTGCAATCGAAAGCTTCAGCTTTGATGACAACCAGCTCAGCATAAAGCTCTCTTACGAGATCCACCCGGAATTCGAACTGAAAGGCTTTGAGGGCTATACCTTCACCCAGCCACGCTATACCATAACCGATGAGGATGTTCAGAAAGAGATCAATCTCATTCTTAAAGGCCATGGAACGCTCATCAGCATCGATGACGCTGCGTCGGCAACGGATACCGTCATCGGCGATGTTGTCAAACTGAATGCCGAAGGTGAAGCTGAAGAAGGTTCCGCCATGGAAAACCACCACTTCAATCTTGAATATCTTCCCGAAGAAAACCCGTTCCGTTCCGCTCTAACCGGCAAAAAAGCCGGAGAAATCGCCGATGTCACAACGGAGCCAAAAGACGAAGAAACCCCTGCCCAGATTTACCGGATAACCGTCAAGGAGGTAAAACGCCTTGAGCTGCCCGAACTTACCGACGAACTGGTCAAGGAGATTTCCGGTCAGCGTTTTGAGCATGCCGCTGACTTTACCAGTGATGTCCGTCTGCAGCTTGAACAGCATTTCACCATGAAATCCGAAGACGAGCTGCTTGAATCCATTTCGGCAAAACTCATCGAGGAAAATCCGGTTTCGGCTCCCAAAACCATGATCGCATCATTTGCCAACATGCTCGTTGAAAATGCAAAACGGCAGATGGGCGGCAACTTCCCGAAAGGGTTCGATGCCGGCCAGTTCGAGCAGGCAATGGCACCCAACGCCGAAAAGCATGCCCGCTGGCTCCTTATCAGCCAGAAAATCGCCGAGATCAACAACCTCAGCGTAACCGATGACGACATCAGGGCATTTGCAGAAAAAGAAGCCGAGAAAAACCCGACGCTGAGCGTAGAAGAGGCAATCAGCACCTATATGTCGACCGAGTTCAGGGACTACATCACCGATTCCATTCTCAAGGACAAGGTGTATGACATCATCAAGTCCCAGGTAACCATTACCGAAGAGCCGACACCGATACCAGTTCGCCAGAACTGA
- a CDS encoding NAD-dependent epimerase/dehydratase family protein, whose protein sequence is MATTSILITGATGYIGSQVVLELLERYGSRIRLTAIARPSSDCAFLADLPVDIVRADLLDVTSMTEAFAGVDTVFHCAGLISYTRHFRHRLYDVNVLGTRNVVNACLRHQVRRLVMTSSIAAVGVSDDGTPTTESIPFTEWQRRNGYMEAKHLAELEALRGVAEGLDTVLVNPGVVIGVDRQNPASTSSSNEVLRMIYRGKIPFYPLGSSGFVDVRDVADAHLAAWEKGLTGRRYIVVGHNRTFAELFEDLRHVSGSSMKKLYPLSGAAAFLAGIGGELWSLFLDRPSFISFDSHRMAAAKLVYSNSSSIQELGMSYRAFEDTLRSVVR, encoded by the coding sequence ATGGCTACGACATCCATACTCATTACCGGGGCAACCGGATATATAGGTTCACAGGTAGTTCTGGAACTCCTTGAACGCTATGGCAGCAGGATCAGGCTTACAGCAATTGCGAGGCCTTCCTCGGACTGTGCCTTTCTTGCCGATCTTCCTGTCGATATCGTCAGAGCGGATTTACTCGACGTTACATCCATGACGGAAGCATTTGCCGGAGTCGATACTGTTTTTCATTGTGCCGGCCTTATTTCCTATACCAGACATTTTCGGCATCGGTTGTATGACGTCAATGTGCTTGGCACGCGCAATGTTGTTAACGCCTGTCTTCGTCATCAGGTGCGCCGTCTTGTCATGACCAGCTCGATTGCTGCCGTAGGGGTCTCCGACGACGGTACCCCGACAACAGAGTCGATTCCTTTTACGGAGTGGCAGCGGCGAAACGGGTATATGGAGGCAAAGCATCTCGCCGAGCTGGAAGCGCTGCGCGGTGTAGCTGAAGGGCTTGATACCGTTTTGGTCAATCCCGGTGTCGTGATCGGTGTGGACAGGCAGAATCCTGCATCCACAAGTTCTTCCAATGAGGTTCTCCGGATGATCTACAGGGGAAAAATTCCATTTTATCCTCTCGGCAGCAGCGGTTTTGTGGATGTCCGTGATGTCGCGGATGCTCATTTGGCGGCATGGGAGAAGGGACTGACGGGCAGAAGATATATCGTTGTAGGTCACAATCGTACTTTCGCGGAGCTTTTTGAAGACCTGCGGCATGTTTCCGGCAGTTCTATGAAAAAACTCTATCCCCTGTCCGGGGCGGCAGCGTTTCTTGCCGGGATCGGCGGTGAGCTCTGGTCGCTTTTTCTTGACCGGCCTTCGTTCATCAGTTTCGACAGCCACCGGATGGCTGCGGCGAAGCTTGTTTACAGCAACAGCAGTTCAATTCAGGAACTTGGTATGTCCTACCGTGCTTTTGAGGACACTTTACGGAGCGTCGTACGGTAA
- a CDS encoding bacteriochlorophyll c-binding family protein has protein sequence MSGGGVFTDILAAAGRIFEVMVEGHWETVGMLFDSLGKGTMRINRNAYGNMGGGGSLRGSSPEVSGYAVPTKAVESKFAK, from the coding sequence ATGAGTGGTGGAGGTGTATTTACCGATATCCTGGCAGCAGCTGGCCGTATTTTCGAAGTTATGGTCGAAGGGCACTGGGAGACCGTCGGAATGCTGTTTGATTCACTGGGCAAAGGTACCATGAGAATCAACCGCAATGCTTACGGCAATATGGGCGGTGGCGGAAGCCTTCGCGGATCATCACCTGAAGTTTCAGGTTATGCTGTTCCAACCAAAGCAGTTGAATCAAAGTTTGCAAAATAA